A genomic segment from Klebsiella africana encodes:
- a CDS encoding DUF997 family protein, whose protein sequence is MDKRFVQAHKEARWALWLTLLYLAAWLAAAYLPGVAIGFTGLPHWFEMACLLVPLLFILLCWAMVKLVFRDISLEDDDAV, encoded by the coding sequence ATGGACAAACGCTTTGTTCAGGCCCACAAAGAAGCGCGCTGGGCGCTGTGGCTGACCCTTCTCTATCTTGCTGCCTGGCTGGCGGCGGCGTATCTGCCGGGGGTCGCTATCGGTTTTACCGGCCTGCCCCACTGGTTTGAAATGGCCTGCCTGCTGGTACCGCTGCTGTTTATTTTGCTGTGCTGGGCGATGGTCAAGCTGGTTTTTCGCGATATTTCTCTGGAGGACGATGATGCAGTTTGA
- the accC gene encoding acetyl-CoA carboxylase biotin carboxylase subunit has translation MLDKIVIANRGEIALRILRACKELGIKTVAVHSTADRDLKHVLLADETVCIGPAPSVKSYLNIPAIISAAEITGAVAIHPGYGFLSENANFAEQVERSGFIFIGPKADTIRLMGDKVSAITAMKKAGVPTVPGSDGPLTDDMDANRAHAKRIGYPVIIKASGGGGGRGMRVVRSDAELAQSISMTKAEAKAAFNNDMVYMEKYLENPRHIEIQVLADGQGNAIYLAERDCSMQRRHQKVVEEAPAPGITPELRRYIGERCAKACVDIGYRGAGTFEFLFENGEFYFIEMNTRIQVEHPVTEMITGVDLIKEQLRIAAGQPLSIKQDEVVVRGHAVECRINAEDPNTFLPSPGKITRFHAPGGFGVRWESHIYAGYTVPPYYDSMIGKLICYGESRDVAIARMKNALQELIIDGIKTNVDLQMRIMSDENFQHGGTNIHYLEKKLGLQEK, from the coding sequence ATGCTGGATAAAATTGTCATCGCTAACCGTGGTGAGATTGCACTGCGCATCCTGCGTGCCTGTAAAGAACTGGGCATCAAGACTGTTGCTGTGCACTCCACTGCGGACCGCGATCTAAAACACGTATTGTTAGCGGATGAGACGGTCTGCATCGGTCCGGCTCCGTCCGTAAAAAGCTATCTCAACATCCCGGCTATTATCAGTGCCGCTGAGATCACTGGCGCGGTAGCTATTCACCCGGGCTATGGCTTCCTTTCTGAGAACGCCAACTTTGCTGAACAGGTTGAGCGCTCCGGCTTTATCTTCATCGGCCCGAAAGCCGACACCATCCGCCTGATGGGCGACAAAGTGTCCGCGATCACCGCGATGAAGAAAGCCGGCGTTCCAACCGTGCCGGGGTCTGACGGCCCGCTGACCGACGACATGGACGCTAACCGCGCCCATGCCAAACGTATCGGCTATCCGGTGATCATCAAGGCCTCCGGCGGCGGCGGCGGTCGCGGTATGCGCGTTGTGCGTAGCGACGCTGAACTGGCTCAGTCCATCTCCATGACCAAAGCGGAAGCCAAAGCGGCGTTCAACAACGACATGGTCTACATGGAGAAATACCTGGAAAACCCACGCCACATCGAAATTCAGGTGCTGGCAGACGGTCAGGGTAATGCTATCTATCTGGCTGAGCGCGACTGCTCCATGCAGCGCCGTCACCAGAAAGTGGTCGAAGAAGCGCCGGCGCCGGGCATCACCCCGGAACTGCGTCGCTACATTGGCGAGCGTTGCGCGAAAGCCTGTGTCGATATCGGCTACCGCGGGGCGGGTACCTTCGAGTTTCTGTTCGAAAACGGCGAGTTCTACTTCATTGAAATGAACACCCGTATTCAGGTAGAGCATCCGGTAACTGAGATGATCACCGGCGTTGATCTGATCAAAGAGCAGCTGCGTATCGCAGCTGGCCAGCCGCTGTCCATCAAGCAGGATGAAGTGGTGGTTCGCGGCCATGCGGTGGAATGCCGTATCAACGCCGAAGACCCGAACACCTTCCTGCCGAGCCCGGGCAAAATCACCCGTTTCCACGCGCCGGGTGGCTTTGGCGTGCGCTGGGAATCTCATATTTACGCCGGTTACACCGTACCGCCGTACTATGACTCCATGATCGGCAAACTGATCTGCTACGGCGAAAGCCGTGACGTGGCGATTGCCCGCATGAAGAATGCGCTGCAGGAGCTGATCATCGATGGCATCAAAACCAACGTCGATCTGCAGATGCGCATTATGAGCGACGAGAACTTCCAGCATGGTGGCACTAACATCCACTATCTGGAGAAAAAACTCGGTTTGCAGGAAAAATAA
- the accB gene encoding acetyl-CoA carboxylase biotin carboxyl carrier protein → MDIRKIKKLIELVEESGISELEISEGEESVRISRSAPAASYPVMQQAYAAPMMQPQAPAAVAAAPAAAAEAPAKAEISGHIVRSPMVGTFYRTPSPDAKAFVEVGQKVNVGDTLCIVEAMKMMNQIEADKAGVVKAILIESGQPVEFDEPLVVIE, encoded by the coding sequence ATGGATATTCGTAAGATTAAAAAACTGATCGAGCTGGTTGAAGAATCAGGTATCTCCGAACTGGAAATTTCTGAAGGCGAAGAGTCTGTTCGCATCAGCCGCTCTGCACCGGCCGCAAGCTATCCGGTTATGCAGCAGGCGTATGCTGCGCCGATGATGCAGCCTCAGGCACCTGCCGCGGTGGCTGCCGCTCCAGCTGCCGCCGCTGAAGCGCCGGCGAAAGCGGAAATCAGTGGTCACATCGTACGTTCCCCGATGGTTGGTACTTTCTACCGCACGCCGAGCCCGGACGCAAAAGCGTTTGTGGAAGTTGGCCAGAAAGTTAACGTGGGCGACACCCTGTGCATCGTCGAAGCGATGAAAATGATGAACCAGATCGAAGCCGACAAAGCCGGCGTGGTGAAAGCCATTCTGATCGAAAGCGGCCAACCAGTAGAATTCGACGAGCCGCTGGTAGTTATCGAGTAA
- the aroQ gene encoding type II 3-dehydroquinate dehydratase: protein MVDKFHILLLNGPNINMLGTREPEKYGTLTLAEIVNRLTSEAAALNVSLDHLQSNAEYALIDRIHQAKDNVDYILINPAAFTHTSVAIRDALLAVNIPFIEIHLSNVHAREPFRQHSYLSDVAAGVICGLGADGYSYALQTAVKRLSQSH, encoded by the coding sequence ATGGTAGACAAGTTTCACATTTTGCTTTTGAATGGGCCAAACATTAACATGCTCGGAACGCGCGAGCCTGAGAAGTATGGCACCCTCACGCTGGCTGAAATTGTTAACCGTTTAACATCTGAAGCGGCGGCGCTGAATGTGAGCCTGGATCACCTGCAGTCCAACGCGGAGTATGCGTTAATCGACCGAATTCATCAGGCTAAAGACAACGTGGACTATATCCTGATTAATCCGGCCGCGTTCACGCACACCAGCGTAGCAATCCGTGATGCGTTGCTTGCCGTGAACATCCCGTTTATCGAGATTCACCTGAGCAATGTGCATGCACGCGAACCCTTCCGCCAGCACTCGTATCTGTCAGATGTCGCCGCTGGCGTCATTTGCGGACTGGGGGCGGACGGCTATTCATACGCTTTACAGACGGCGGTAAAACGCCTGTCACAATCACACTAA